The following proteins are encoded in a genomic region of Candidatus Hydrogenedentota bacterium:
- a CDS encoding tetratricopeptide repeat protein gives MTAAIRYIHNACATFTSLGCRALILLPALLGSIALAEADTSQLDFANGLFARGFYEEAMEEYEDYLSAASETTDAVGTAWLRLGRCAIALQSYEKALQAFDHALTYSVSQTLRREAQVSTGEAHFFMSNYEDALKALQNVIGKETPEALRARALYYSGRSYAETGNNEQACARFSTLVEELPHTALVGFAQYQLGFAYLNGGHDEKAAQAFSAAANNTDADDGLRMESRFRAAELFDKLGWTEAALGAYEQLRADYPDSEFSRRADYGYSWALYHGGRYDDAFTLADSLTQGEGALPQVAGYYYLQGNCRYQQKRYGEALSWYAKLIQQYPESAFVEQACYKTAWAQHFSGEDSAAESTVSLFLQQYPDSLHYGEMLYLLGTLEVLSGDYEMALQHFQAVVENYGTGEFSAEALFKMGECYAQLGLGDEAARSFESFTRQYPAHSLTEQAMIRSGDARFTAQDFADALANYKGILEKEGNDPALEEEALYRLAVTFHNMQDYKESSTAFHQLLEKYPEGKYAMESYFRIGEFELRQNKDPFKAIEAYEAALAANPDHALAAAIIQGLTTARYEQKDFEEAAAGVLQLIHKYPESPLPVEAYLWCAQWLNQAEREQEAIEVFSTLLQVYPLYEQRGDILYILGQAEEKLEAFDQAITYYKDAITTDPVPLRNAEIHNRLGKLYETRTEYEEAERVYEDATHLDGGEQSARARFNLAALYETRGDKELAARHYMRLAILFVHETLSPEALWRAGNCYLELDQKDQAHSIFRELINDYPDAPQVKDVRNVLKHPGEAAPNTTAE, from the coding sequence ATGACCGCAGCCATACGCTATATTCACAACGCCTGCGCCACTTTCACTAGTTTAGGCTGCCGCGCTTTGATCCTGCTCCCGGCGCTGCTCGGCTCAATCGCCTTGGCCGAAGCGGATACAAGTCAACTCGATTTTGCGAATGGTTTGTTTGCACGGGGATTTTATGAAGAGGCTATGGAAGAATATGAGGATTATCTGTCCGCTGCCTCAGAAACAACAGATGCAGTGGGCACAGCATGGTTACGTCTGGGACGCTGTGCCATTGCGCTGCAATCCTATGAAAAGGCTCTGCAAGCATTTGATCATGCCCTCACGTATAGTGTTTCCCAAACATTGCGCCGCGAGGCTCAAGTGAGCACGGGCGAAGCGCACTTTTTCATGAGCAATTATGAAGATGCATTGAAAGCCTTGCAAAACGTGATCGGTAAAGAAACGCCGGAAGCTCTCCGTGCCCGAGCCTTGTATTATTCCGGGCGATCCTATGCGGAAACAGGCAACAATGAGCAGGCATGCGCACGCTTCTCCACACTGGTTGAAGAACTGCCCCATACGGCACTTGTCGGATTTGCCCAATATCAATTGGGCTTTGCTTATCTGAACGGAGGACATGACGAAAAGGCGGCTCAGGCCTTTTCCGCTGCAGCAAACAATACGGATGCTGACGATGGGTTGCGTATGGAAAGCCGATTTCGCGCAGCAGAGTTATTCGATAAATTGGGCTGGACTGAAGCGGCACTGGGTGCATATGAACAATTGCGCGCCGATTATCCCGACTCAGAATTTTCACGGCGCGCCGATTACGGCTACAGTTGGGCGCTCTACCACGGCGGCCGCTATGACGATGCCTTCACCTTGGCTGACAGCTTGACCCAAGGGGAAGGCGCGCTGCCGCAAGTTGCGGGATATTATTATCTGCAAGGAAACTGCCGGTACCAACAAAAACGCTATGGAGAAGCGCTCAGCTGGTACGCCAAATTAATTCAACAATATCCAGAATCTGCCTTTGTGGAACAAGCCTGCTATAAAACAGCCTGGGCACAGCATTTTTCCGGAGAGGACAGTGCAGCCGAGTCGACGGTGTCGCTATTTCTTCAACAATATCCGGACTCGCTTCATTATGGGGAAATGCTGTATTTATTAGGCACCTTGGAAGTCCTTAGCGGCGATTACGAAATGGCGCTGCAGCATTTTCAAGCGGTCGTGGAAAACTACGGTACCGGCGAATTTTCTGCTGAAGCACTTTTCAAAATGGGTGAATGTTACGCACAATTAGGGCTTGGTGATGAAGCAGCGCGGAGCTTCGAAAGTTTCACACGCCAATATCCCGCGCACAGCCTCACGGAACAAGCTATGATCCGTTCGGGTGACGCACGATTTACAGCCCAGGACTTTGCGGATGCCCTCGCCAATTACAAAGGTATTCTCGAAAAAGAAGGGAACGATCCGGCGTTGGAAGAAGAGGCGCTGTATCGGCTTGCCGTCACCTTCCATAACATGCAAGATTACAAAGAAAGTAGCACCGCTTTTCATCAACTCCTTGAAAAATATCCCGAAGGCAAGTATGCCATGGAAAGCTATTTCCGAATTGGCGAATTTGAACTGCGCCAAAACAAGGATCCGTTCAAAGCCATTGAAGCCTACGAAGCCGCCCTCGCCGCTAATCCTGACCATGCCCTCGCGGCCGCAATCATACAAGGATTAACGACGGCCCGTTACGAACAAAAAGATTTTGAAGAAGCCGCCGCCGGCGTTCTCCAACTGATCCACAAGTATCCCGAAAGCCCTTTGCCGGTGGAAGCTTATCTTTGGTGTGCTCAATGGCTGAATCAAGCTGAACGTGAGCAGGAGGCCATAGAGGTTTTTTCGACCCTGCTGCAAGTGTATCCCCTGTATGAGCAACGTGGTGATATCCTTTATATTCTCGGTCAAGCCGAGGAGAAATTGGAAGCCTTTGATCAAGCTATCACCTATTATAAAGACGCCATCACCACCGATCCCGTTCCCCTGCGCAATGCGGAAATCCATAACCGTTTGGGTAAACTCTATGAAACACGAACGGAATATGAAGAGGCGGAACGTGTCTATGAAGATGCTACCCACCTCGATGGCGGCGAACAATCCGCCAGGGCCCGATTCAATCTTGCCGCCCTTTATGAAACACGCGGAGACAAAGAGCTCGCCGCACGCCATTACATGCGCTTGGCCATTCTTTTCGTCCATGAAACGCTGTCGCCTGAAGCGCTTTGGCGCGCCGGGAATTGTTATTTAGAATTGGATCAAAAAGATCAGGCGCACAGTATTTTTCGCGAACTGATCAATGACTACCCCGATGCGCCGCAAGTCAAGGATGTGCGAAACGTATTGAAACATCCGGGCGAAGCAGCGCCGAACACGACCGCGGAATAG
- a CDS encoding biopolymer transporter ExbD, translating to MKIRHRFQEETEGIQMAPLIDIVFLTLIFFMWISVYATLESEVDIQLPTADTARHSERAQGEIFINLSSEGVITVNERVLSLDDLQLTLNRVAAYFPGGSVIIRGDFSAHLGKAIQILDCCRKADIPNVAFAALREEDQ from the coding sequence ATGAAAATCCGTCACCGTTTTCAAGAAGAAACAGAAGGCATCCAAATGGCGCCGTTGATCGATATTGTGTTTCTAACCTTGATCTTTTTCATGTGGATTTCGGTCTATGCCACCTTGGAAAGCGAAGTAGATATACAATTACCGACGGCAGATACGGCGCGGCACAGTGAACGGGCTCAAGGTGAAATTTTCATTAATTTGAGCAGTGAAGGGGTCATCACCGTAAACGAACGAGTCTTATCTTTGGATGATTTGCAATTAACCTTGAATCGTGTTGCCGCCTATTTCCCCGGCGGCTCTGTTATTATCCGCGGCGACTTTTCCGCCCATCTGGGAAAGGCGATTCAAATACTGGATTGCTGCCGCAAGGCAGATATACCCAATGTCGCCTTTGCCGCACTCCGTGAAGAGGATCAATAG
- a CDS encoding glycerophosphodiester phosphodiesterase: MLLTILLSLVAVTANNPGDLTQACAHRGDQACAPENTLAAFRLAVEKKAPMIEFDVQATKDGQLVIMHDSTVDRTTDGKGKVVELSFDEIRALDAGSWFNESFKGEQVPTLEETLEIIPESILCNVHLKNSPGVALNTARVIKRMGKLKHCFLACTIKQAEEAHAEVPEIKICNMDRQGANRESYAEQTIELKADYIQIHLGQGLTGLKEDVDRLHAAGVWVNFFGAQKEPLIQSLAEAGVDYILTDDLDLCQRVLEEYAK, translated from the coding sequence ATGCTTCTCACGATTCTGCTTTCCTTGGTCGCGGTCACGGCCAACAATCCCGGTGATCTTACGCAAGCTTGTGCCCATCGCGGCGATCAAGCCTGTGCCCCTGAAAATACCTTAGCCGCATTTCGTTTGGCTGTAGAGAAAAAAGCGCCCATGATCGAATTTGACGTGCAGGCGACGAAAGATGGGCAACTTGTTATCATGCATGATTCCACCGTCGACAGAACGACTGATGGGAAGGGTAAGGTAGTTGAATTAAGTTTTGACGAAATCCGGGCGCTCGATGCCGGCTCATGGTTCAATGAAAGCTTCAAGGGGGAACAGGTCCCCACCTTAGAAGAAACGTTGGAAATCATTCCGGAATCCATACTATGTAACGTTCACTTAAAAAATTCTCCGGGCGTCGCATTGAATACGGCCCGTGTTATTAAACGCATGGGCAAACTGAAACATTGTTTCTTGGCGTGTACCATAAAACAGGCCGAAGAAGCCCATGCAGAGGTACCGGAGATAAAAATTTGTAATATGGATCGCCAAGGCGCAAATCGAGAATCTTATGCGGAGCAGACCATTGAACTGAAAGCCGATTATATCCAAATACATCTGGGGCAAGGGCTGACAGGATTAAAAGAAGATGTGGACCGCCTCCATGCCGCGGGAGTTTGGGTTAACTTTTTTGGCGCCCAAAAGGAGCCTTTGATTCAAAGCCTTGCCGAGGCGGGCGTTGATTATATTCTTACCGATGATTTGGATCTGTGCCAACGCGTCTTAGAAGAATATGCAAAATAG
- a CDS encoding VWA domain-containing protein, which produces MLSRRAILILSIVFTGCLYLLLLWISPTVILMRSQRFIPTISQMYHVDLVEDHYEAKKQQPGQEAPALSEGSMDAEIMETEGTLHLDPQLTLPLVETPDLAERSDQPWDNDIRELTPEPETFQSVDARILEIAEETARKDIDIARRLVRPGPDFVLPEGALPAQRSRNAAPEDIQLEPARIGPGFLVQTVPGPEDDDTSSGAEGAAFEALVFTPAPEEQTVTLPQLEQRVQAEPLKAETLKAKEESNFTFMDDLVDIHLDTYLPDPAEPGYFRLRILPKGESVLPATPKNVTFIVDASRSILQRKLDLTVRALHEVLDSFRPDDRFNLLLFRDTVTSFQENAINATPENILLAKQFLSGLESRGQTDVYNGLLPIAELHPQEDCASIILLISDGRPTTGVRDSREIINHITNINKLGNSIFAYGAGNTSNRYLMDLLAYRNKGEAFVSDTISTISPDLKAFAAQFADPLLININARYGKIIEEELYPRIIPDFFQDRPVTLYGRYQPGKDQHFVARITGYGGGRFKELLFRADLSQAQAGNDNVAHGWAFQKAYHLIGEISKKGELPELLDELDVLSRKYAITTIYSP; this is translated from the coding sequence ATGCTGAGCCGACGCGCCATACTGATCCTTTCTATCGTATTCACCGGCTGTTTATACCTACTGCTTTTGTGGATCTCGCCCACAGTCATACTCATGCGATCGCAGCGATTTATACCGACTATCTCCCAAATGTATCATGTGGATTTGGTGGAAGATCACTACGAAGCAAAAAAGCAGCAGCCCGGACAAGAAGCGCCGGCCCTCTCGGAAGGAAGTATGGATGCAGAAATTATGGAAACAGAGGGCACTTTGCACCTTGATCCGCAGCTGACGCTGCCCCTTGTGGAAACTCCTGACCTCGCAGAACGGAGTGATCAACCCTGGGACAACGATATACGAGAACTTACGCCGGAACCTGAAACTTTCCAATCTGTCGACGCGCGAATTTTGGAGATAGCCGAAGAGACTGCACGAAAAGATATTGATATTGCGCGGCGATTGGTGCGGCCGGGTCCGGACTTTGTCTTGCCCGAAGGTGCCTTGCCCGCGCAGCGCAGTAGAAACGCAGCGCCTGAAGATATCCAATTGGAACCGGCGCGCATCGGGCCCGGCTTTCTCGTACAAACCGTACCGGGGCCCGAAGACGATGATACATCGAGCGGCGCAGAAGGAGCCGCCTTTGAAGCGTTGGTATTTACGCCGGCGCCGGAGGAACAGACCGTCACGCTTCCACAACTGGAACAGCGGGTTCAAGCGGAACCTTTAAAAGCGGAAACGCTCAAAGCGAAAGAGGAAAGCAACTTTACCTTTATGGATGATCTGGTGGATATTCATTTGGATACCTACCTTCCGGATCCGGCTGAGCCGGGATATTTTCGCTTACGTATCCTCCCCAAAGGAGAAAGCGTCTTACCGGCGACACCCAAAAACGTCACCTTTATCGTCGATGCTTCCCGCAGCATTCTTCAACGGAAGCTGGATCTTACTGTGCGCGCTTTGCATGAAGTGTTGGACAGCTTCCGCCCAGATGATCGCTTTAATCTGCTCCTTTTCAGGGACACGGTTACCTCCTTTCAAGAAAACGCTATTAACGCAACACCGGAAAATATCCTTTTAGCCAAGCAGTTCCTCTCCGGTTTGGAATCACGAGGACAGACCGATGTGTATAACGGTTTATTGCCCATTGCTGAACTTCATCCGCAAGAAGACTGTGCCAGCATTATTTTGTTGATCAGCGACGGACGACCCACTACAGGCGTGCGCGACAGCCGTGAAATTATCAACCACATCACCAACATCAACAAACTCGGCAACAGTATTTTTGCTTATGGCGCAGGTAATACGTCTAACCGCTACCTTATGGATTTATTGGCTTACCGCAACAAAGGCGAGGCCTTCGTTTCTGATACGATTTCTACGATCAGCCCCGATCTGAAAGCTTTTGCCGCTCAGTTCGCTGATCCTTTATTAATTAATATTAATGCACGTTACGGAAAAATTATCGAAGAAGAGCTTTATCCCAGAATCATTCCTGACTTTTTCCAAGACCGGCCCGTCACACTTTACGGGCGCTACCAACCGGGCAAAGATCAACACTTTGTGGCACGTATCACCGGCTATGGCGGCGGCCGCTTCAAAGAATTATTATTTCGTGCTGATCTTAGCCAAGCTCAAGCAGGAAATGATAACGTGGCCCATGGCTGGGCATTTCAAAAGGCCTATCATCTAATAGGTGAAATTTCTAAAAAGGGAGAGCTTCCCGAATT
- a CDS encoding CocE/NonD family hydrolase, translating into MKRILPLQIFLALSIGIILSSTAQGFYLFENQTTAGNYHFYKVPMTDGTLLATDVYLPDGEGPWPVILERSLYSRNMNMNGFIKDGYVAVVQDVRGFGASEGDNHVFFSDGWRPNLHDGADTVTWIKEQAWCNGKIGTNGTSALAMTQMLMAPTTPHISAQFVNKVPSNFYFDVVYLGGVFRKNLTEGWLAVLGQVPTIHVYKEIPQYNDYWTYYNTVAKAGSITAPAVFCGSWYDIFQQGTLEGFLARETEGGSGAKGNNYLVMQWDTHRGDMSPDYHYKENRNDFSNYILRNRFFDYHLKGDTSALEGMAKVHYYVFGDDTAPDAPGNEWRTASTWPPCPTTDTRYYLCADGSLKEKATTDNSEALEFTFDPQDPFPTLCGAYLLPNLPSGPYDQRKLSQHRKDLLHFVSAPLKEPVEVIGRVKVILYVSSDAPDTDFTAKLVDIYPLGDEREILVLDHIRRVKTRSGFDTIAPPLQGLEDVVELEIDLWSTAWVFNTDHRIGLHISSSNYPRFEVNVNTGADHPKEGEEMRVAHNRVHCTQDYPSVLIVPVPTQ; encoded by the coding sequence ATGAAACGAATACTGCCCCTCCAGATTTTCCTAGCGCTTTCCATCGGAATCATTCTATCCTCCACAGCGCAGGGCTTCTATCTTTTTGAAAACCAGACCACGGCAGGAAACTACCATTTTTATAAAGTACCTATGACCGACGGCACCTTGTTGGCAACCGATGTATACTTGCCCGATGGGGAGGGTCCGTGGCCCGTTATCTTGGAACGCAGCCTCTACAGCCGTAACATGAATATGAACGGATTCATCAAAGACGGCTATGTCGCGGTTGTCCAAGATGTGCGCGGTTTTGGCGCCAGTGAAGGCGACAATCATGTATTTTTTTCGGACGGATGGCGTCCCAATTTACACGATGGCGCCGATACAGTGACCTGGATTAAAGAACAAGCGTGGTGTAACGGCAAAATAGGAACCAACGGCACCTCCGCACTCGCCATGACCCAAATGTTGATGGCGCCAACGACTCCCCATATCAGCGCCCAATTTGTCAATAAAGTCCCCTCCAATTTCTATTTCGATGTGGTTTATCTTGGCGGCGTATTCCGCAAAAATTTAACGGAAGGATGGCTCGCTGTATTGGGTCAAGTGCCCACCATTCATGTTTATAAAGAAATTCCACAATATAACGACTATTGGACCTATTACAATACGGTGGCAAAGGCTGGATCCATTACAGCGCCCGCCGTCTTTTGCGGCAGTTGGTACGACATCTTTCAACAAGGAACGCTGGAAGGATTCCTTGCCCGCGAAACAGAAGGTGGATCCGGCGCCAAAGGCAACAACTATCTCGTCATGCAGTGGGACACCCATCGTGGCGACATGAGCCCCGACTATCATTACAAAGAGAATCGCAACGACTTTTCGAATTATATACTGCGCAACCGCTTCTTTGACTATCATCTGAAAGGCGATACCAGCGCCCTTGAGGGTATGGCAAAAGTTCACTACTATGTTTTCGGTGATGATACAGCCCCCGATGCGCCGGGAAATGAATGGCGCACAGCATCAACCTGGCCGCCCTGCCCCACCACAGACACGCGCTATTATCTCTGTGCCGACGGAAGCTTAAAAGAGAAAGCAACAACAGACAACAGCGAAGCCCTTGAATTTACCTTCGATCCCCAAGACCCCTTCCCCACCTTGTGCGGCGCTTACCTTTTGCCCAATCTTCCTTCCGGTCCCTATGATCAACGCAAACTCAGCCAACATCGAAAGGATCTTCTCCACTTTGTATCGGCTCCTCTGAAGGAGCCTGTTGAAGTTATTGGGCGCGTCAAAGTAATTCTTTATGTGTCGTCTGATGCGCCGGATACGGATTTTACTGCCAAATTAGTGGACATCTATCCGCTAGGCGACGAACGTGAAATTCTTGTCTTAGATCATATTCGACGGGTAAAAACACGCAGTGGTTTTGATACCATTGCTCCGCCATTGCAAGGCTTGGAGGATGTGGTGGAACTGGAGATTGATCTGTGGAGTACGGCGTGGGTATTTAATACAGATCATCGCATCGGCTTACATATTTCGAGCAGCAACTATCCCCGTTTTGAAGTCAACGTCAACACCGGTGCCGATCATCCCAAAGAGGGCGAGGAGATGCGTGTTGCACACAACCGCGTCCATTGCACGCAGGATTACCCGAGCGTGTTAATCGTGCCCGTGCCGACGCAATAA
- a CDS encoding MotA/TolQ/ExbB proton channel family protein, with product MMKKLIWSLLLVAAVAAPCFAQDSAAVADPDSPAVMAVSEHITLRMMIEQGGAILWVIMGLGFVAIVLALYLLFTVRSHREIPPALMKRAVAQVKAGEIQGAYHMCLERDEILARVLAAGLKMRGHSRSVIQEAMESEGERSAAALWQRISYLNNIGTTAPLLGLLGTVWGMMNAFGAIAFDPAQVKGITMAYSVSMAMITTAGGLVLSIPAMGIYYYLRGRVIRIIADLEEQASIFIELLMEEDTQ from the coding sequence ATGATGAAGAAACTAATCTGGTCGCTTCTGCTTGTGGCGGCAGTAGCGGCACCTTGTTTCGCGCAGGACAGCGCTGCGGTAGCGGATCCGGACTCCCCTGCGGTCATGGCCGTTTCCGAACACATTACCCTGCGCATGATGATCGAACAAGGCGGCGCTATCTTGTGGGTCATCATGGGACTGGGCTTTGTGGCAATCGTGCTGGCACTCTACCTGTTGTTCACAGTCCGCTCCCATCGCGAGATCCCGCCTGCACTCATGAAACGCGCCGTCGCCCAAGTGAAGGCGGGCGAAATTCAAGGGGCTTATCATATGTGCTTGGAACGAGACGAAATTCTGGCGCGTGTGCTGGCAGCAGGTTTGAAAATGAGAGGACACAGCCGTTCGGTTATCCAAGAGGCCATGGAAAGCGAAGGTGAACGCAGTGCCGCCGCCTTGTGGCAACGTATTTCATACCTCAATAACATTGGAACCACTGCGCCTCTTTTAGGGCTGTTGGGCACGGTGTGGGGCATGATGAATGCCTTCGGCGCAATCGCCTTCGACCCGGCCCAAGTAAAGGGGATCACCATGGCGTACAGCGTTTCCATGGCGATGATTACCACGGCGGGCGGGCTCGTATTATCCATCCCCGCCATGGGCATTTATTATTATTTGCGCGGTCGCGTTATCCGCATCATCGCTGATCTTGAGGAACAAGCCAGTATCTTCATTGAACTGCTGATGGAAGAGGATACGCAATGA